One window of the Triticum dicoccoides isolate Atlit2015 ecotype Zavitan chromosome 3B, WEW_v2.0, whole genome shotgun sequence genome contains the following:
- the LOC119280197 gene encoding uncharacterized protein LOC119280197, giving the protein MLPVQHGQLADDGDEANKAWTGEKRRRKHLPPSSSDAPATAQHHGDMEGTIQGGQDPNPHATDMEDTIQAGQDPISHATDMEGTIQAGQDYDLLLKTEQAKEESEQCFGPYFLLSKEDQAKDRQFLLANIQKEDDYPTDLPLYLTPEEHSKIEARLARYRVAYYKAVNPECACELKEPDEYTDDELLNESYFDGLEDDESFEWYIHPEDTYNIELNDYQRIVPRNFLPGRIGNLYRYHDEYRSRYHTYKIDDVYVKYYAEISKKIKWIADFLHLDRKTKDWIEWDTRAWRQALRIATGFPHMTEKLTGYAYDIGYLEYITELEMDASLKDIDLLYFEIWRLVAKENRTYKEAVKEVYESGEFPVHKAILHAELNGGHIFVTMQEMIYAVVLEGGIKLTDEEKKARGVFRKLSFSMHKPLNMAQYAQKKVEIAKQLKLDNEDGFVPFRPFGF; this is encoded by the exons ATGCTGCCCGTCCAGCATGGCCAACTGGCCGATGATGGAGATGAGGCAAACAAAGCGTGGACAGGGGAGAAGAGGCGCCGCAAGCACCTGCCCCCATCATCTTCCGATGCTCCTGCCACTGCCCAGCACCATggagacatggagggcacaatccaAGGGGGCCAAGATCCGAATCCTCATGCGACAGACATGGAGGACACCATCCAAGCGGGCCAAGATCCGATTTCTCATGCGacagacatggagggcaccatccaAGCGGGCCAAGATTATGATCTGCTGCTGAAAACAGAGCAGGCAAAAGAAGAAAGCGAGCAGTGTTTCGGGCCGTACTTCCTTCTCAGCAAGGAAGACCAGGCCAAGGATCGTCAATTTTTGCTTGCCAATATTCAGAAGGAGGACGATTATCCTACTGACCTGCCACTTTATTTGACACCGGAGGAGCACAGCAAGATAGAAGCGCGCCTTGCACGCTATCGCGTCGCTTATTACAAG GCTGTGAATCCGGAGTGCGCATGTGAGCTCAAGGAACCAGATGAATACACCGATGATGAGCTTCTTAACGAGTCGTACTTTGATGGGTTAGAAGATGATGAAAGTTTTGAGTGGTACATCCATCCTGAAGACACCTACAACATTGAATTGAATGACTACCAACGGATTGTCCCTCGTAATTTT CTGCCTGGTAGGATTGGAAACCTGTACCGCTATCATGATGAGTACCGCTCACGTTATCATACATATAAAATTGATGATGTTTATGTCAAGTACTATGCAGAAATTTCAAAGAAAATCAAG TGGATTGCAGATTTTTTGCATCTGGATCGCAAGACTAAGGAT TGGATAGAATGGGATACTAGAGCATGGAGGCAAGCATTGAGGATTGCAACTGGCTTTCCCCATATGACTGAAAAATTAACTGGTTATGCTTATGACATAGGATATCTT GAGTACATTACGGAGCTGGAAATGGATGCGTCCCTCAAGGACATAGATCTCCTCTATTTTGAGATCTGGAGGCTTGTCGCTAAAGAAAAT AGAACTTACAAAGAGGCTGTGAAGGAAGTTTATGAGTCTGGCGAGTTCCCTGTACACAAAGCAATACTACATGCTGAACTCAATGGGGGCCATATCTTTGTAACGATGCAAGAAATG ATTTACGCTGTTGTCCTGGAGGGTGGCATTAAACTGACT GACGAAGAGAAGAAAGCTAGGGGTGTGTTTAGGAAGTTATCTTTCAGCATG CATAAACCATTGAACATGGCTCAGTATGCTCAGAAGAAGGTGGAGATAGCAAAACAGTTGAAGTTGGACAATGAG GATGGATTTGTTCCTTTTAGACCCTTTGGGTTCTGA